The proteins below come from a single Chryseobacterium sp. MA9 genomic window:
- a CDS encoding BT_3928 family protein codes for MLKGLLRFIIAVIFILSGFVKAVDLIGFSFKMEEYFAPPVFNMPFLEKFALLFSIIVVVLELFLGFMLLLKLKLKFTLSLLIALCIFFGFLTFYSAYFNMVTDCGCFGDAIKFTPWQSFLKDVVLLIGLIILFVLYRKDFRKKDEYGVTKKETSNTFKYILLTVFSLGMIYVMAQGIMHEPIIDFRDYKIGTDIKGEKGKIGKNPSEYKTFYSLKNQKTGAVIKVNQDDYIKKTEYWAEGSPWKIEEGKNESVMIKEGYKSEIVKFKIEDPTGMEVTNDIINAPKAVLVFSYHPKDVPADLLQKVEAKVNTQKGALIYGISTYPNTFKTIKNAMMDGTAIKTIARSNPFVLILENGKIIDKQPAKDYIN; via the coding sequence ATGCTCAAAGGTTTATTACGCTTTATTATTGCTGTTATTTTTATCCTTTCAGGCTTTGTGAAAGCCGTGGATCTGATAGGTTTTTCTTTCAAAATGGAAGAATATTTTGCTCCTCCTGTTTTCAACATGCCGTTTTTAGAAAAGTTTGCCCTGCTGTTTTCCATTATAGTAGTGGTACTGGAGCTTTTCCTTGGATTTATGCTGCTGCTTAAATTAAAGCTTAAATTTACCTTGTCCCTATTAATTGCCCTTTGTATTTTCTTTGGATTCCTTACTTTTTATTCAGCCTATTTCAATATGGTAACGGACTGTGGATGTTTTGGCGATGCCATCAAATTTACGCCTTGGCAGAGCTTCCTTAAGGATGTTGTACTTCTGATAGGATTGATTATATTATTTGTTTTGTACAGAAAAGATTTCCGTAAAAAAGATGAGTATGGGGTTACCAAGAAAGAGACCTCCAACACATTTAAATATATCCTTTTAACCGTCTTTTCTCTAGGGATGATCTATGTAATGGCGCAGGGAATTATGCATGAACCTATCATTGATTTCCGTGATTATAAAATAGGCACGGACATTAAAGGTGAAAAAGGAAAAATCGGAAAAAACCCTTCCGAATATAAAACTTTTTACTCTCTGAAAAACCAGAAAACAGGAGCTGTTATAAAGGTAAATCAGGATGATTATATCAAAAAAACAGAATACTGGGCAGAAGGTTCTCCATGGAAAATTGAGGAAGGAAAAAATGAATCTGTAATGATCAAAGAAGGTTACAAATCTGAAATTGTGAAATTTAAGATTGAAGATCCTACAGGAATGGAGGTTACGAACGATATCATCAACGCCCCAAAAGCTGTTTTGGTATTCTCTTATCATCCAAAAGATGTTCCTGCTGATCTGCTTCAAAAGGTGGAAGCTAAAGTAAATACACAGAAAGGAGCTCTTATCTATGGTATTTCTACCTATCCGAATACTTTTAAAACTATTAAAAATGCAATGATGGACGGAACTGCCATCAAAACCATAGCAAGAAGCAACCCGTTTGTACTGATTCTTGAAAATGGAAAAATTATAGACAAACAGCCTGCAAAGGATTATATCAATTAA
- a CDS encoding DUF1599 domain-containing protein, translated as MLKTSVQFEKVISQCRDLFGKKLQDYGAAWRVLRPSSITDQIYIKVNRIRTLQMTDKKMVDESEEDEFIAIVNYSIIGLIQLEKGLSNDFNENKDEILGLYDKYANEAKALMERKNHDYGEAWRDMRISSITDLIYQKVLRTKQIEDNQGKTIVSEGLDANYFDMLNYAVFCLIKFSEKENQFEPKNI; from the coding sequence ATGCTAAAAACATCAGTACAGTTCGAGAAAGTTATCAGTCAGTGCCGTGATCTTTTCGGTAAAAAATTACAGGATTATGGTGCAGCATGGAGGGTGTTAAGACCGAGTTCCATTACAGATCAGATTTACATCAAAGTCAACAGGATCCGTACGCTGCAGATGACTGATAAAAAAATGGTGGATGAGAGTGAGGAAGATGAATTTATTGCCATTGTGAACTACTCTATCATTGGACTTATTCAGCTTGAGAAAGGTCTTTCCAATGATTTCAATGAAAATAAAGATGAAATTTTAGGTCTGTATGACAAATATGCCAATGAGGCAAAGGCTTTGATGGAAAGAAAAAATCATGACTATGGTGAGGCATGGAGAGATATGAGAATTTCTTCAATCACGGATCTTATTTATCAGAAAGTATTAAGAACTAAGCAGATTGAGGACAATCAGGGAAAAACAATCGTTTCGGAAGGGCTTGATGCCAACTATTTCGATATGCTGAATTATGCCGTCTTCTGCCTTATCAAGTTCTCGGAAAAAGAAAATCAATTCGAACCCAAAAATATTTAA
- the folP gene encoding dihydropteroate synthase, whose amino-acid sequence MLSNPQIHSINCNGRLVQLDTPKIMGILNLTPDSFSDGGKFNNEKSALNHAEKLLKEGAEILDIGPQSTRPNADFLSTEEEINRIGNLISLIKKEFPEALISLDTFYAETVKFGFNEGIDLINDISGGQYDAKMFDTAAETKLPYILMHVNPSYQTMHDKIKFEDITLEVNRYFSQKTKELLEKGVNDIILDPGFGFGKTVEDQMKMIHEVEYLGFEKFPLLIGISRKSFIYKPLGKSPLDINEETQKLHMKVLEQGAKILRVHDVAEAKKILTRFLRKK is encoded by the coding sequence ATGCTCTCCAACCCTCAAATTCACTCAATCAACTGCAACGGTCGTTTAGTACAACTGGACACTCCAAAGATCATGGGAATCCTGAATCTGACTCCGGATTCATTCTCTGACGGTGGAAAATTTAATAATGAAAAATCAGCACTGAATCATGCCGAAAAGCTGTTAAAAGAAGGAGCTGAAATATTGGATATCGGTCCTCAGTCTACACGTCCCAATGCTGATTTTTTAAGTACTGAAGAAGAAATAAACAGAATCGGAAATCTTATTTCTCTGATCAAAAAAGAATTTCCGGAAGCTCTGATTTCCCTTGATACTTTTTATGCAGAAACAGTGAAATTCGGATTTAACGAAGGAATTGATCTGATTAATGATATTTCAGGCGGACAGTATGATGCAAAAATGTTTGATACAGCTGCTGAAACGAAGCTTCCTTACATCCTCATGCATGTAAATCCTTCCTACCAAACCATGCATGATAAAATAAAATTTGAAGATATTACGCTGGAAGTGAACCGGTATTTCTCCCAAAAAACGAAAGAACTTTTAGAAAAAGGAGTGAATGATATCATTCTTGATCCCGGTTTTGGTTTCGGAAAAACAGTAGAAGATCAGATGAAAATGATCCATGAAGTTGAATATCTCGGATTTGAAAAATTCCCTCTTTTAATAGGTATTTCCAGAAAGTCATTTATCTATAAACCGCTCGGAAAATCACCTCTGGATATCAATGAAGAAACTCAGAAACTTCATATGAAAGTGTTGGAGCAGGGCGCAAAAATTTTAAGAGTTCATGATGTGGCTGAAGCAAAGAAAATACTGACCCGTTTTTTACGAAAAAAATAA
- the ilvE gene encoding branched-chain-amino-acid transaminase: MYYNDDTTIYFDGKFMKAKDAGTDLYGQSLHYGYSVFEGIKSYSTDQGTRIFKAKEHYERLKKSAELMHIPFDYSVEQLTDLTYELLERNGFTDAYIRPLVTCSPNMSLSKGQKSYLSLLAWEWNNGYLADKMKIMTSPFQRPNPKAFKVEAKVGGHYVNSILACQDAKDKGYDEALVLDENGNVAESSGANVFYEKDGVLYTPAKGSILPGITRQTVMEICNKLDIPVKETFFKPEEMRGADAGFFCGTAAEIVALNSLDDIPFTKNWEDTASGRVQQAYLKLVRVLSL, encoded by the coding sequence ATGTATTACAACGACGACACGACCATCTACTTTGACGGAAAATTTATGAAAGCGAAAGATGCCGGAACAGACCTCTACGGACAATCACTTCACTATGGTTATTCTGTTTTTGAAGGAATTAAATCCTACAGCACAGATCAGGGAACCAGAATCTTCAAAGCAAAAGAACACTACGAAAGACTGAAAAAATCAGCAGAACTGATGCACATTCCCTTTGATTATTCCGTAGAACAGCTTACTGATCTTACTTACGAACTTCTGGAACGTAATGGTTTCACAGATGCTTATATCCGTCCGTTGGTCACATGTTCACCCAATATGTCACTTTCAAAAGGACAAAAATCTTATCTGTCACTTCTTGCCTGGGAATGGAATAACGGCTATCTGGCAGACAAAATGAAAATTATGACTTCCCCTTTTCAACGTCCTAATCCTAAAGCTTTCAAGGTTGAAGCCAAAGTAGGTGGCCATTATGTAAACTCAATATTGGCTTGTCAAGACGCTAAAGACAAAGGTTATGATGAAGCGCTGGTACTGGATGAAAACGGAAACGTTGCCGAAAGCTCAGGTGCCAATGTTTTCTACGAAAAAGACGGAGTTTTATATACTCCGGCCAAAGGAAGTATCCTTCCGGGAATCACTAGACAAACCGTGATGGAAATTTGTAATAAGCTTGATATTCCTGTAAAAGAGACTTTTTTTAAACCGGAAGAAATGAGAGGTGCAGATGCCGGTTTTTTCTGTGGTACAGCAGCAGAAATTGTTGCCCTGAATTCACTTGATGATATTCCTTTTACCAAAAACTGGGAAGATACTGCAAGCGGGAGAGTACAGCAGGCATATTTGAAATTGGTAAGAGTTCTGTCATTGTAA
- the ilvD gene encoding dihydroxy-acid dehydratase has protein sequence MLNKYSKTFTQNSEQPAAKAMLYGIGFTEEDMHKAQVGIASMGYDGNTCNMHLNDLAQVVKKGTWNHGLAGLVFNTIGVSDGMSNGTDGMRYSLVSRDVIADSIEAICGAQYYDGLIALPGCDKNMPGTIIAMGRLNRPSIMVYGGTIAPGCYKGEQLNIVSAFEALGKKIAGEITEEDFDGVVKNSCPGAGACGGMYTANTMASAIEALGMSLPYSSSNPALSKEKQEECLEAGKYLKVLLEKDIKPSDIMTRKAFENALRMIVILGGSTNAVLHFIAMAKSVGVPLTQDDFQKMSDKTPVLADLKPSGKYLMQDLYEHGGIPSVMKYLLNQGLLHGDCLTVTGKTLAENLENVPDLDFNTQKIIKPLSEPVKATGHLRILYGNLAEKGSVAKITGKEGERFVGKARVFDGEKNLIRGIQDGTVQHGDVIVIRHEGPKGAPGMPEMLKPTSALIGAGLGSSVALITDGRFSGGTHGFVVGHITPEAHEGGLIAFVNDDDLIEIDAVNNTIQLKVSEEEIEKRKKDWQKPPLKVQKGLLYKYALTVSSAAEGCVTDEITQ, from the coding sequence ATGTTAAATAAATATTCAAAAACATTCACGCAGAACAGTGAGCAACCCGCAGCCAAAGCAATGTTGTACGGGATAGGATTTACAGAAGAAGATATGCACAAGGCTCAGGTAGGAATTGCCAGTATGGGGTATGACGGAAATACCTGCAATATGCATTTGAATGATCTGGCTCAGGTTGTAAAAAAAGGAACATGGAATCATGGGTTAGCCGGATTGGTTTTTAACACAATCGGAGTAAGTGATGGTATGAGCAATGGAACAGATGGAATGCGTTATTCTCTGGTAAGCCGTGATGTAATTGCAGACAGTATCGAAGCGATCTGCGGAGCACAATACTACGACGGATTGATCGCATTGCCAGGATGCGACAAAAATATGCCGGGAACTATCATCGCAATGGGAAGGCTGAACAGACCATCCATCATGGTGTATGGAGGAACAATTGCTCCAGGCTGCTACAAAGGTGAACAGCTTAACATTGTTTCTGCTTTTGAAGCATTAGGGAAAAAGATTGCCGGAGAAATCACTGAAGAAGATTTTGATGGTGTTGTAAAGAATTCCTGCCCAGGCGCAGGTGCATGCGGTGGAATGTATACTGCCAATACAATGGCTTCCGCGATAGAAGCATTAGGAATGAGTCTTCCATATTCCTCTTCCAACCCAGCCTTAAGCAAAGAAAAACAGGAAGAATGCCTTGAAGCAGGAAAATACCTGAAAGTATTATTGGAAAAAGATATTAAACCTTCGGATATCATGACCCGTAAAGCCTTTGAAAATGCTCTTCGCATGATTGTTATTCTCGGAGGAAGTACCAATGCGGTTTTACATTTCATAGCCATGGCAAAAAGTGTTGGAGTGCCGCTTACTCAGGATGATTTCCAAAAGATGAGTGATAAAACTCCAGTACTGGCAGATCTGAAACCCAGCGGAAAATACCTGATGCAGGATCTGTATGAACACGGAGGAATACCATCAGTAATGAAATATCTTTTAAATCAGGGATTATTACACGGTGATTGCTTAACAGTAACAGGAAAAACATTAGCAGAGAATTTAGAAAATGTTCCTGATCTGGATTTCAATACACAGAAAATCATAAAACCATTGTCAGAGCCTGTAAAAGCTACCGGACACCTGAGAATATTATACGGAAATCTTGCTGAAAAAGGAAGCGTGGCAAAGATCACAGGTAAAGAGGGAGAACGTTTCGTAGGAAAAGCCCGTGTATTTGATGGTGAAAAGAATCTGATCAGAGGAATTCAGGATGGAACCGTACAGCATGGCGATGTCATTGTTATCCGTCATGAAGGACCGAAAGGTGCTCCTGGAATGCCTGAAATGCTGAAACCTACCAGTGCACTGATAGGAGCAGGTCTTGGAAGCAGCGTCGCTTTGATTACAGACGGAAGATTTAGCGGAGGAACCCACGGATTTGTAGTTGGGCACATCACTCCAGAAGCTCACGAAGGAGGTTTGATAGCCTTTGTAAATGATGATGACCTGATTGAAATTGATGCCGTAAACAACACCATACAGCTCAAAGTTTCGGAAGAAGAAATAGAAAAAAGAAAGAAAGATTGGCAAAAACCGCCTCTTAAAGTACAGAAAGGATTGCTTTATAAATATGCATTAACAGTATCATCAGCGGCAGAAGGCTGTGTAACAGACGAAATCACTCAATAA
- the ilvB gene encoding biosynthetic-type acetolactate synthase large subunit: protein MENLNLSTEIQLSGSRIILEAFLNEGIKTVFGYPGGAIIPIYDALYDYQENLKHILVRHEQAAVHAAQGLARVSGEVGVVLATSGPGATNLVTGLADALLDNTPLVCITGQVFEHLLGTDAFQEIDVMNVTSPVTKWNYQVTDANELPEVLAKAFYIAKSGRPGPVLIDVTKNAQLQSVDYKGYSPCQSLRSYKPDPNLCFESIEKAAELINNAEKPFIIAGQGIMLGKAEKEFLEFAEKSGIPVAWTVLGMSAIPTDHPQAVGMVGMHGNYGPNILTNECDVLIAVGMRFDDRVTGRLDQYAKQAKIIHLDIDNAEINKNVKVDVPVLGNCKHTLPFLTKWIVKREHPEWHERFKKCHEIESIQLINTELYPEEGEITMGEVIRYLNEMTKGNAVIVTDVGQHQMATCRYSHFKHSRTNVTSGGLGTMGFCLPAAIGASYAETNRPVIAVMGDGGAQMNIQELGTIMQYHPEVKILILNNCYLGMVRQWQELFHEERYSSVDIQSPDFVQVAKGYNISGKKVSEREDLKWALREMLDHKGAFLLEVMTGKEHNVFPMIPQGKSVSEIVLNNKA, encoded by the coding sequence ATGGAAAACCTGAATTTATCAACAGAAATACAACTTAGCGGAAGCCGGATCATTTTGGAGGCATTTCTTAACGAAGGCATAAAAACAGTTTTCGGATATCCGGGAGGTGCTATTATTCCTATTTATGATGCTCTTTACGACTATCAGGAGAACCTGAAACATATACTTGTACGTCACGAACAAGCTGCAGTACATGCGGCACAGGGTTTAGCAAGAGTCTCAGGGGAAGTTGGTGTTGTATTGGCTACCAGCGGTCCCGGCGCGACCAATCTCGTAACCGGTTTAGCTGATGCACTATTGGATAATACTCCTTTGGTATGCATTACAGGGCAGGTTTTTGAACACCTTCTCGGAACTGATGCCTTTCAGGAAATAGATGTAATGAACGTCACGAGCCCGGTTACCAAATGGAATTATCAGGTAACCGATGCTAATGAGCTTCCCGAAGTATTGGCAAAAGCATTTTACATTGCAAAATCAGGTCGTCCAGGTCCTGTATTGATTGATGTTACCAAAAATGCCCAGCTGCAGTCTGTTGATTATAAAGGATATTCTCCATGTCAATCATTGAGAAGTTATAAACCAGATCCCAATTTATGTTTTGAAAGTATTGAAAAAGCAGCGGAACTGATCAATAATGCAGAGAAGCCATTTATCATTGCTGGACAGGGGATTATGCTGGGGAAAGCTGAAAAAGAGTTTTTAGAGTTTGCCGAAAAATCAGGAATTCCGGTAGCATGGACGGTTTTAGGAATGAGCGCCATTCCTACCGATCATCCCCAAGCTGTAGGAATGGTAGGAATGCACGGAAACTATGGCCCGAATATATTAACCAACGAATGTGATGTTCTGATTGCTGTCGGAATGAGATTCGATGACCGCGTAACCGGAAGACTGGATCAGTATGCGAAACAGGCAAAAATCATTCACCTTGATATTGATAACGCAGAGATTAATAAAAATGTAAAAGTTGATGTTCCGGTTCTTGGAAACTGTAAACATACGCTTCCATTTCTTACAAAATGGATTGTGAAAAGAGAACATCCGGAATGGCATGAGAGATTTAAAAAATGTCATGAAATTGAAAGTATCCAATTGATCAATACAGAGCTTTACCCTGAAGAAGGCGAGATTACAATGGGAGAAGTTATCCGTTACCTGAATGAGATGACAAAAGGGAATGCGGTTATTGTAACCGATGTGGGGCAGCATCAGATGGCAACATGCCGTTACTCTCATTTCAAACATTCCCGAACCAACGTCACAAGTGGAGGGCTTGGGACTATGGGATTCTGTCTTCCTGCTGCAATAGGAGCATCTTATGCAGAGACCAACCGTCCTGTTATTGCGGTGATGGGTGATGGTGGAGCTCAGATGAATATTCAGGAACTGGGAACTATAATGCAGTATCATCCGGAAGTAAAGATTTTAATTCTGAATAATTGCTATCTCGGAATGGTGAGACAGTGGCAGGAATTGTTTCACGAAGAAAGATATTCCTCAGTAGATATTCAGAGTCCGGATTTTGTTCAGGTAGCAAAGGGGTACAATATATCAGGAAAGAAAGTATCCGAGAGAGAAGACTTGAAGTGGGCTCTCCGTGAAATGCTTGATCATAAAGGTGCTTTCCTCCTTGAAGTAATGACAGGAAAAGAACACAATGTATTTCCGATGATTCCGCAGGGAAAAAGTGTTTCGGAGATTGTATTAAATAATAAAGCTTAA
- the ilvC gene encoding ketol-acid reductoisomerase: protein MAKLNFGGVEENVVTREEFPLEKAQETLKNEVVAVIGYGVQGPGQALNQKDNGINVIVGQRKNSKSWDKAVADGFVPGETLFEIEEALEKGTIICYLLSDAAQIEYWPKVKQHLTPGKALYFSHGFGITFSERTGIVPPADVDVFLVAPKGSGTSLRRMFLQDRGLNSSFAVYQDATGKARERVTALGIAIGSGYLFETDFKKEVYSDLAGERGTLMGAVQGIFAAQYDVLRKNGHSPSEAFNETVEELTQSLMPLVAENGMDWMYANCSTTAQRGALDWWKRFRDATSPLFEELYDNVAKGNEAQRSIDSNSKPDYREKLEVELTELRESEMWKAGKTVRSLRPENN from the coding sequence ATGGCAAAATTGAATTTTGGAGGAGTAGAAGAGAATGTAGTAACAAGAGAAGAATTTCCGTTGGAAAAAGCTCAGGAAACATTAAAAAACGAAGTCGTAGCAGTGATCGGATATGGAGTACAGGGACCCGGACAGGCTTTGAACCAGAAAGATAACGGAATTAATGTTATTGTAGGGCAGAGAAAAAACTCCAAATCATGGGATAAAGCAGTAGCAGACGGATTTGTACCGGGAGAAACTTTATTTGAAATCGAAGAAGCATTGGAAAAAGGAACCATAATCTGCTACCTTCTGAGTGATGCCGCACAGATTGAATACTGGCCGAAAGTAAAACAGCATCTTACTCCAGGAAAAGCGTTATACTTTTCTCATGGCTTCGGGATCACGTTCAGCGAGCGTACAGGAATTGTTCCTCCAGCCGATGTAGATGTATTTCTGGTAGCACCAAAAGGTTCAGGAACTTCATTAAGAAGAATGTTCCTGCAGGACAGAGGTCTGAACAGCAGTTTTGCCGTTTATCAGGATGCTACAGGAAAAGCCAGAGAAAGAGTAACAGCATTAGGCATCGCAATAGGAAGCGGATATCTTTTTGAAACCGACTTTAAAAAAGAAGTATACAGTGATCTTGCCGGAGAGCGTGGAACATTGATGGGAGCTGTACAGGGAATATTTGCCGCTCAGTATGATGTATTGAGAAAAAACGGACACAGCCCTTCCGAAGCCTTTAATGAAACCGTAGAAGAATTGACTCAGTCATTAATGCCTTTAGTGGCAGAAAATGGAATGGACTGGATGTACGCCAATTGCAGCACAACAGCTCAGAGAGGAGCTTTAGACTGGTGGAAACGCTTCAGAGATGCTACTTCGCCTTTGTTTGAAGAACTATATGACAATGTAGCCAAAGGAAACGAAGCACAACGTTCAATCGACAGCAACAGCAAACCGGATTATCGTGAAAAATTAGAAGTCGAACTTACTGAGCTGAGAGAAAGCGAAATGTGGAAAGCTGGTAAGACAGTACGAAGCCTGAGACCAGAAAACAATTAA
- the ilvA gene encoding threonine ammonia-lyase: MMKEGVSSSVLENVYKAEERLKNVVVKTPLAVNNNLSAIYESNIRFKREDLQRVRSYKIRGAYNKMATMSEEELSKGVVCASAGNHAQGVAFACQTMKVKGTIFMPLPTPGQKLEQVKMFGGEYIDVILYGDTFDVAKDAAMRFCKDHNSVFIHPFDDPAIIEGQATTALEILEQAEGAVDYLFVPIGGGGLAAGICTVFQHLSPQTKIIGVEPSAAASMKKALEKGKPVLLEKISRFVDGAAVQKVGDITFERCKNILYDMVTVDEGLVCETILSLYNKDAIVVEPAGALSVAALERYREEIKGKNVVCIISGSNNDITRMEEIKEKALLYAGLKHYFLVRFPQRPGALKTFVIDVLGPDDDITYFEYTQKNSKEKGIAVVGIALKQNKDFTPLIDKMKQNDFFVNYLNNDPSLMNLLI, translated from the coding sequence ATGATGAAAGAGGGAGTAAGTTCCTCTGTTTTAGAGAATGTCTATAAAGCAGAGGAACGATTAAAAAATGTAGTGGTAAAAACACCTTTGGCTGTCAATAATAATTTGTCAGCTATTTATGAGTCGAACATTCGTTTTAAAAGAGAAGACCTTCAAAGGGTAAGATCTTATAAAATAAGAGGAGCCTATAATAAGATGGCAACCATGTCTGAGGAAGAACTTTCAAAAGGTGTTGTTTGTGCCAGTGCCGGAAATCATGCGCAGGGCGTTGCGTTTGCATGTCAGACAATGAAAGTAAAAGGAACTATTTTCATGCCTTTACCAACGCCCGGACAAAAGCTTGAACAGGTAAAGATGTTCGGTGGAGAATACATAGATGTTATTCTTTATGGAGATACTTTTGATGTAGCAAAAGATGCTGCGATGAGGTTTTGTAAAGATCATAACAGCGTATTTATTCATCCTTTTGATGATCCGGCGATTATTGAAGGACAGGCAACAACAGCACTCGAGATTCTGGAGCAGGCAGAAGGTGCTGTTGATTATCTTTTTGTTCCGATAGGTGGCGGTGGACTGGCAGCAGGAATCTGTACTGTATTTCAGCATTTGTCTCCGCAAACAAAAATTATCGGAGTAGAACCCTCCGCTGCAGCAAGCATGAAAAAAGCCCTTGAAAAAGGAAAACCTGTTCTTCTTGAAAAGATAAGCCGTTTTGTAGACGGGGCAGCAGTACAGAAAGTAGGAGATATTACTTTTGAACGCTGTAAAAATATCCTGTACGATATGGTTACAGTAGATGAAGGACTTGTATGTGAAACCATATTGTCCCTGTATAATAAAGATGCTATCGTAGTAGAACCGGCGGGAGCACTTTCAGTAGCAGCATTGGAAAGATACAGAGAGGAAATAAAAGGTAAAAATGTTGTGTGTATTATCAGCGGAAGCAACAATGACATTACCCGTATGGAAGAAATCAAGGAAAAAGCATTGCTTTATGCGGGGTTAAAGCATTATTTCCTGGTCAGATTTCCACAGCGTCCGGGAGCATTGAAAACCTTTGTGATAGATGTATTAGGCCCTGATGACGATATTACCTACTTTGAGTACACCCAGAAAAATTCAAAAGAAAAAGGAATTGCAGTAGTAGGAATTGCTCTGAAACAAAACAAAGATTTCACCCCTTTAATCGATAAGATGAAACAAAATGATTTTTTTGTCAACTACCTGAACAATGATCCTTCTCTGATGAATCTTCTTATTTAA
- a CDS encoding M20/M25/M40 family metallo-hydrolase, translated as MNKNYVFSLLSLFLFTIGNSQSYKKPLVSAIKESDLRTDMYQLAADQFWGREAGTLDELKVSMWLADKAKEAGMKPAGDNGTFFQFFDMYRHQVIPQSSLKIGDNTLKLWKDFLVAEPVNASLDAEIVYAGNAEPEDLAKLNIKGKVLAINASDKNISKDMTLFVRRYPGFVRNKYYNKTSELGAKAIIFITDDISEQSWIEVLPQMTRGSYGVEGLREKITNNIPVLWIKRENAGWVKNNPKASLNLITETYKYPSVNIIGKIEGTDPVLKNEYVLLSGHQDHDGIRHPVKNDTIYNGADDNASTCVAMLAMARAYKKQPGKRSILFVFHGAEERGLLGSRWHAAHPVVPKEKIVAVLNGDMIGRNDNNEAALLGGNAPHKNSEELVKMAEEANNESTKFKYLKDWDSPSHAEYFYFRSDHLPYAKIGIPAIFFTSVLHDQYHTPQDESENINYKKLYKMTEWMYRTSWKVANETERPKVISNFSLER; from the coding sequence ATGAATAAAAATTATGTTTTTTCTCTGCTAAGTCTCTTCCTGTTTACCATTGGAAATTCTCAGAGTTATAAAAAGCCTTTGGTTTCTGCCATCAAAGAATCTGATCTTCGTACCGATATGTATCAGCTTGCAGCAGACCAATTCTGGGGCCGTGAAGCAGGAACTCTGGATGAACTGAAAGTTTCTATGTGGCTGGCTGACAAAGCCAAAGAAGCTGGAATGAAACCTGCCGGAGATAACGGAACTTTTTTCCAGTTTTTTGATATGTACAGGCATCAGGTTATTCCGCAAAGCAGCCTAAAAATTGGAGATAACACCTTAAAACTATGGAAAGATTTCCTGGTTGCAGAACCTGTGAACGCTTCTTTAGATGCTGAAATTGTATATGCCGGAAACGCAGAACCTGAAGATCTTGCCAAATTGAATATTAAAGGAAAGGTTCTTGCCATAAACGCTTCTGACAAAAATATATCAAAAGATATGACTCTTTTTGTAAGAAGATATCCCGGATTCGTAAGAAATAAATATTACAATAAAACTTCTGAACTGGGAGCGAAAGCCATCATTTTCATTACCGATGATATTTCTGAACAAAGCTGGATAGAAGTATTGCCACAAATGACAAGAGGAAGTTACGGCGTGGAAGGATTAAGAGAGAAAATCACGAACAATATTCCTGTTTTATGGATTAAAAGAGAGAATGCAGGTTGGGTAAAAAACAATCCAAAAGCTTCTCTGAACCTGATCACTGAAACGTACAAATATCCATCAGTTAATATTATCGGGAAAATAGAAGGTACAGATCCTGTTCTTAAAAACGAATATGTTTTGCTAAGTGGACATCAGGATCATGACGGGATCAGACATCCTGTAAAGAACGACACCATCTACAATGGTGCTGATGATAATGCCAGTACCTGTGTTGCCATGTTGGCAATGGCGAGAGCTTACAAAAAGCAACCGGGAAAAAGAAGTATCCTGTTTGTTTTTCATGGAGCCGAAGAAAGAGGATTGCTAGGTTCCAGATGGCACGCAGCACATCCAGTAGTTCCGAAAGAGAAAATTGTAGCTGTTCTGAACGGTGATATGATCGGGAGAAATGATAATAATGAAGCGGCTTTATTGGGAGGAAATGCCCCTCACAAAAATTCTGAAGAGCTTGTAAAAATGGCTGAAGAGGCCAATAATGAGAGTACAAAATTCAAATACCTGAAAGATTGGGATTCTCCTAGCCATGCTGAATATTTCTATTTCAGAAGTGATCACCTTCCTTATGCTAAAATCGGGATTCCTGCGATATTTTTCACCAGTGTGCTGCATGATCAGTATCATACACCACAGGATGAATCAGAAAATATCAATTATAAAAAGCTATATAAAATGACGGAATGGATGTACAGAACATCCTGGAAAGTTGCTAATGAAACAGAACGTCCGAAAGTAATTTCAAATTTTTCGCTTGAAAGATAA